The following DNA comes from Candidatus Desulfofervidus auxilii.
TTAAAAAGGCTGTAGAAAAGGTTGCAAAAGAACTCCTTGAACTCTATGCAAAACGTCTTGCCCAACCTGGTTATGCCTTTTCACCTCCAGATAGCTTATTTTATCAATTTGTTGAAAGTTTCCCTTATCCTGAAACCCCTGATCAACAAAGAAGTATTAATGAAATATTAGAAGATATGATGTGTCCTCGACCTATGGAAAGATTATTATGTGGTGATGTTGGCTTTGGAAAAACAGAGGTAGCTATAAGGGCAGCATTTAAAGCTGTTCTTGATGGAAAACAAGTAGCAGTATTGGTACCAACAACTATTTTAGCCGAACAACACTATCTTACCTTTAAAGAGCGTTTAAAGGATTTTCCTGTCAATATTGCTTGTCTTAGTCGTTTTCGTTCTTCTAAAGAACAAAAAGATATTTTGCAAAGATTAAAAAAAGGAGAGATTGATATTATTATTGGGACTCATCGCATTTTACAAAAAGATGTAATATTTAAAGACTTAGGTCTTTTAATTATAGATGAGGAACATCGATTTGGTGTAAGACAAAAAGAGCATTTAAAAACATTAAAATCTAATGTAGATGTCCTTAGTTTAAGTGCTACTCCTATTCCCAGAACCCTTTATCTTTCTTTGCTTGGTATAAGAGATTTAAGTATTATTGAGACACCACCTCCTGGTAGAAGGCCGATAATGACTTATTTAGCTAAATTTAATCCGCTTCTTATCAAGGATGTCATAAAAAGAGAGGTTGAAAGAGGTGGTCAGGTGTTTTTTGTTCATCCAAGAGTAAAAGGGATTCCTGGCTTGGCAAGATTTTTAAAAAAGCTTTTGCCAGAAATACGTCTTGGCATTGCTCATGGACAGATGTCAGAAAGAAAGTTAGAAAATGAAATGCTTAAATTTCTTAAGCATGAAATAGATGTACTTTTGTGTACAAATATTATTGAATCTGGATTAGATATTCCAAATGCTAATACAATCATTATCAATCGTGCTGATTTGTTTGGATTAGCTCAACTTTACCATTTAAGAGGACGGGTAGGTAGAAGTCATCGTCAAGCATATGCATATCTATTGGTGCCAGGGAAAAAGCTTATTACTAAAGAAGCACAAAAGCGTTTAAGAGCCCTCCTTACTTATACAGAGCTTTCTTCTGGTTATAAGCTTGCTCTTTATGATTTAAAACTACGAGGAGCTGGGCAAATATTAGGCACAGCTCAGTCTGGCCATATTGCTGCTGTAGGTTATGAGATGTATTTAGAACTTTTACAAAAAGCAGTTAAAGCCTTAAAAGGAGAAAGTTTAAAAGAGGAAATTGAACCAGAGTTAAAATTACCTATTATGGCATATATTCCAGAGTCTTATGTGCCTGATGAAAATCAACGCATTATTTTTTATCGCCGTTTAAGTCAAGTAAAAGATGAAGAGGAATTAAAGGAATTAGAAAAAGAAATGATAGATAGATATGGTCAACTGCCTAAAGTAGTAGAAAATCTTTTTCAACTTTTACACTTGAAGCTTTTCTGTCGGCAATTTAGAATCAGTCGTCTTTATACAAAAAATGGATGGTTAAAAATTGTGTTTGAAAAAGAGACTCCTATTTCTTCTGAAAAAATGGTAAAATTTCTTTCTGAGCGTCCTAGCTATCGTTTTAATCCTAAAGGGGAATTGGAGATACCTTTAAGGCATGAAGATATATTAAAAAAGGCAAAAAAGGTGTTAGTAGCTCTTAAGGAAGTGATAAATGTATAGACTTTCTGATTATGATTATTTTTTACCAAAAGAATTAATCGCTCAAGAACCTCCAGAAAGAAGAGAAAAAGCAAGGCTTTTAATTTTAAATAAAAAAACTGGTGAAATAATACATACAAAATTTTCCCAAATTATAGATTTTTTAAATAAAAATGATGTGCTCGTTATAAATGATACAAGGGTTATTCCTGCTCGTCTTATTGGAAGGAAGATTACAGGTGGTAAAGTAGAAATATTATTACTTTCTTTTGATCCTATAAAAGTAAAAGATAAAGTCTTTACTACTGAAGCACTTTTAAAAGCATCTCGTGCTCCTAAACCTGGACAATACATTTATTTTGAAAATGGATTAAAGGCAGAAGTTTTGAGTTATGATAAAGGAAAGGTAATCTTGCGTTTTATTGCAGATTGTCCATTTTATGAGATATTAAATAAGATTGGTCGAATTCCTCTTCCTCCTTATATTAAAAGAGAAGATAGACCAGAGGATAGAAAAAATTATCAAACAGTTTATGCTGCTAAAAATGGTTCTGTAGCAGCACCTACTGCAGGTCTTCATTTTACTAAAGAATTATTAAATGCTATTTCTGCTAAAGGAATAGAGATTGTCCGTCTTACTCTTCATGTAGGCTATGGTACTTTTTTGCCAGTAAAAGTAGATGATATAAGGAAGCATAAAATGCATGGAGAAACTTATGAAATTTCAGAAGAGGCAGCCAATGCTTTAAATCATGCTTTAAAATTAAAAAAAAGGATTATTGCAGTTGGTACAACTAGCACAAGACTTTTAGAATATCAAATGACAAAATATGGTGAAATTAAGCCAGAAAAGGGTATTTGTGATTTGTTTATCTATCCTGGATATAAATTTAAAATTGTTAAAGCTATGATTACAAACTTTCATTTGCCAAAATCTACTTTAATTATGCTTGTTTCTGCATTTGCTGGTCGTGATTTAATTTTTAAAGCCTATCATGAAGCAATTAAAAGGCAATATCGATTTTATAGTTATGGTGATGCCATGTTTATCATTTAAAGGTAATTCTTTAACATTTTATGTTGAAGCAAGAGATGGACAGGCAAGAGCAGGTATTTTAGAAACACCTCATGGTATTATTCATACACCTGTTTTTATGCCTGTTGGTACACTCGCTAGTGTTAAAGCGCTTACTCCAGAAGATTTAAAAGAAATCGGAGTGGAAATTATTTTAGGTAATACTTATCATCTTTATCTTCGTCCTGGTATAGAATTGATTGCACAATTTAATGGACTGCATCAATTTATGCACTGGGATAGACCAATTTTAACTGATAGTGGTGGTTTCCAAATTTATAGTCTTGCAGCTAAAAGAAAAATCACAGAAGAAGGTGTATTTTTCCGCTCTCATATAGATGGCTCTTTACATTTTCTTACACCAGAAAAAGTAATAGCTATTCAGGAAACATTTGGAGCAGATATTATTACATGTTTTGATGAATGTATGCCTTATCCAATAGATTATGATTATGCAAAAAAATCTTTGGAGCTTACTTTACGTTGGGCAAAACGTTGTAAAATAGCTCATCATAAGGAACAGGCTCTTTTTGGTATTGTACAGGGTGGGGTTTTTTTAGATCTTCGTCGTGAAGGGGCAGAAAGATTAATAGAGATGGGCTTTGATGGTTATGCTATAGGTGGATTAAGTGTAGGAGAACCAAAGGAAAGGATGTGGGAAGTAATAGAAACAATGGATGAGGTTTTGCCATTCAATCAGCCTCGTTATGCTATGGGGATTGGATTGCCTGAGGATATAGTTGAAAGTGTGTGGAGAGGAGTAGATATGTTTGACTGTGTAGTGCCTACTCGCCATGCTCGCACTGGTACACTTTTTACTTCTTTTGGTCGTCTTGTTATTCGACATGCCTGTTATGCTAAAGATGAACGTCCTATTGATGAAAATTGCAATTGTTATGTCTGTAGACATTATAGTCGGGCTTATCTTAGACATCTTTTTTTAAATAAAGAAATATTAGCATATCGTTTAAATAGTTATCATAATATTTATTATTTTATTAATCTTATGAAAGAAATAAGAGAGGCAATTTTAAAAGGATGTCTTGCGGAATTTAAAAAAACATTTTATGAAAGACGAAATCAAAATAAGGAGGAAATGACTAATGGAATTTTTTAATTTGGCTTGGGCAATGGCTTCACCCCAACAGGGTAGTCCTCAAGACGGGGGAAGTATTTTGGCTGCCTTTTTACCTCTTCTTATTATATTTGCCATTTTTTATTTTTTGCTCATTCGTCCTCAACAGAAACAAGCTAAAAAACACAGAGAGCTTTTACAGAATTTGAAAAAAGGTGATTGGGTAGTGACTGCTGGTGGATTGCGTGGCCGAGTAATAAATGTGACAGATACAGTAGTAACACTTGAGCTTCCACCAGATAATGTAAAGGTAAAAATCACTAAGAATTATGTAATGGGATTGCTTAAGCCAGAAAGCGAATAAAAATTAAGATGAAGAGGCTTAAGTGGCGTGGTTTAATAGTAATATGTGTTTTGATTTTGGCAATAATTTATTTAATCCCTACTTTTGTAAGTGAATTGCCTTCATGGTGGAAGGAATTTTTACCACAAAATAAAATTCAATTAGGTCTTGATCTAAAAGGTGGTATTCATTTAGTACTTGGAGTAAAGGCAGAAGAGGCAGTTAAAACAAGTGTAGATAATTTGGCTGATGAGATAGAGACAAATTTAAGAGAAGAAAAATTACCCTATTTAGAAGTAAAAAGAGAAGGCTTAAAGGATATTAAAGTTATACTTGTAAGAAAAGAAGATGTGGAACATTTTAAAAAGATTATTGAAGAAAAAATACCAGACCTTCTTTGTAAAGGTGCCGAAAGAAAAGATAGACTAGAGATAGTGAAGTTAAGTTTAAAATCTGAGAGAGAAGGTGAGATAAAAAGAATGGCTATTGTTCAGGTATTAGAGACTATCAGAAATAGAATAGATCAATTTGGTGTAGCAGAGCCTGATATACGTCTTCAAGGTAGGGAAAGGATTTTAGTTCAGTTGCCAGGGATAAAAGACCCACAAAGGGCAATAAATATCATTAGTCGTACAGCTAGACTTGAATTTAAGTTATTGGCAGAAGAAGCTAGTATAGAGGAGGCTTTAAAAGGTAATATTCCACCTGGTTGTGAAATTCTTTATGGTATTAAAGAAGACCCACTAACACATAAAAAGATTAAAATTCCTTACCTTGTGAAAAAACGTACCCTTCTTACTGGAGATTATATTGCAGATGCACGTGTTCTGATTGATCCAGAATTGAATGAGCCATATGTTGCTATTACGTTTAATAAACAAGGGGCGAGGATTTTTGCTAGAATAACTGAAGCTAATGTAGGTAAAAGATTAGCAATCATTTTAGATAATAGAGTGCATTCTGCTCCAGTAATTAGGGAAAAAATTCCACATGGTGAAGCGAGGATTACTGGTGCATTTACTTTAGAAGAGGCTAGAGATTTAGCAGTAGTTCTAAGAGCTGGAGCACTACCTGCCCCTATAAGAATTTTAGAAGAGCGCACAGTAGGGCCTTCTTTAGGTCAAGATTCTATTCGTAAAGGTGTAAAAGCTTCAATTATTGCTGGATCATTGGTAATAATTTTTATGATAATTTATTATGGTTTTTCTGGTATTATTGCTGATATAGCTTTAATGGTTAATCTTATTTTGCTTTTGGCAGGTCTAGCTATGTTTCAAGCAACCCTTACTTTACCAGGTATTGCAGGTATTGCTTTAACTATTGGGATGGCGGTGGATGCTAATGTGCTTATTTTTGAACGTATTCGAGAAGAATTGCGTTTAGGACGTACAATTCGTTCAGCTATAGAGGCTGGATATCGTAAAGCTTTTTGGACTATTTTTGATGCTAATACTACTACTTTACTAACAGCTTTAATTCTTTTTCAATTTGGTACAGGTCCAGTAAAAGGTTTTGCTGTTACTTTAAGTTTAGGTATTTTGGCTAATATGTTTACAGCTGTTTTTATGTCCAAAGTAATTTTTGATTATTTAATTTATCGGTTTAATATGAGAAAATTGAGTATTTAGGGATAAAAAATATGGGATTAACATTAATTAAATCTGATATTAATATTGATTTCCTCCGTTGGCGCAACTGGGCTATAAGTCTTTCACTTTTTATTATATTTGTTGGATTAATCTCTCTCATACTAAGAGGTGGCCCTAAATATGGTATTGATTTTGCTGGAGGAACGTTGATTCAGATTAAATTTTTTAAACCTGTTAAGATAGATATGATTCGAGAGGTATTAAAAGGACTTAAAATTAAAGATGTAACAGTACAACGTTTTGGTAAAATAGAAGAAAATGAATATCTTATTCGTATGCCTTTAGCTATTGATAGCTTAAAACGGATTTCTGAATCTCTTAAAGAAGTTTTAGAAGAAAAACTTGGTAAAAATAGTGTTGAAATAAGACGGGTTGAAATGGTAGGCCCAAAAGTTGGGAAAGATTTAAGAAGAAAGGCACTTTTAGCCCTTTTTTATGCTGTTTTAATCATTGGTATATATATTTCAGGTCGATTTGAAATGAAATGGGGGACAAGCCTTATTATGGCAGCAGCTTTATTTGGTGTTGTTTATATATTTTTGCTTCTAAAAGCACCTCTTTCATTTTTGGTTCTTATTGCTTTTATTACTACGCTTTTCCTCTATGCTCTGCTTAATTTGCGTTTTGCTTTAGGTGCCATTTTGGCACTTGTTCATGATGTTCTTATTACATTAGGTATATTTTCCCTTTTAAATAAAGAAATAGACCTTTTAATTGTAGCTGCATTTCTTACCATTATTGGTTATTCTTTAAATGATACTATTGTTGTTTTTGATCGTATTCGTGAAAATATGCGAAAAGCAACAAAGGAAAGGTTTACTTCAATAATCAACCGTAGTATTAATGAAACGCTTAGCCGTACAGTTCTTACTTCAGGTACCACTTTAATGGCTTTACTTGCTTTATATCTTTTTGGTGGTGGTGTAATTCATAATTTTGCTTTTGCTCTTTTAATCGGTGTTATAGCAGGTACATATTCTTCTATATTTATTGCTAGCCCTGTTCTTAGTTTATTGGAGGGAAGACAATTATTTTTATTAAAAACTAAAAAAGCGAGGTAAGCTATGAGAAAGTTTATTATTTTTTTTATTTTTTTAGGATGTTTTGTTTTCTCTTTATCAGCAGATGAGCTTTATGTTGTTAAGAGGGGAGATACACTGTGGGATATATGTGAGAAGTATTATCAAGATCCATTTTTATGGCCAAAACTCTGGCAAATTAATCCTCAAATAACGAATCCTCATTGGATTTATCCAGGTGATGTTTTATGTCTTAAAGAAACACCAGAAGCACTTATTGAAGCAACTAAAAAGATAGAAGGGCAAAAGAAAAAAGAAATTTCTTTTGATTGGCGTTATTTAGAAGCAGTAGGTTATTTATTACCTTATAAGGAAAAATCAATGGGTGAAATTATAAAGGCAGTGGGTGAGGACAAAGTTATTTTAGGTCAAGGAGATAAAGTATTTATAAGATTTAAAGAAAATGTTAAGCCAAAATTAGGTACTATTTGGACTATATTTCGCATTTCACCAGTAATAAAGCATCCTGTTACTGGAAAAAATGTTGGTTATATTCATGAAATACTTGGCACGGTTAAATTGACTCATATTTATCAAGATATGGTAAAAGCACAAATTGTTCGTTCTTATGATGTTATTTATGTTGGAGATTATTTAAAACCTTATGAAGCTTTTAAGCTATTTTCCATTTCCAATGAAAAGCCTAAAAATATTAAGGCTTATATTGTAGCAAGTAGAGCAAAAATTACTGAAATTGGTTGGCCTGAAGTAGTTTATATTGATGCGGGAGAAGAACAGGGATTAAAGCCAGGTCAAATTTTAGATATCTTTCGTGAAAAGAAAAATTTTCCTCCTTTACCTCTTGGCCAAGTTCTTATTATCCATGTTACTCCAAAAACAGCCACTGCTATTATACTAAAATCAAAATATCCATTTCACAGTGGTGACTTAGTAACAGCCTTAAAATAATGGATCTTTATTGGCTGGCATTACCATTTCTGCCAAGGATAGGAAATCAGACTTGGATGAAATTATTAAACCACTTTGGCTCTCCAAAGGAGATCTTTTCTGTTCCTGCTAAAGAACTTAAATTTTTTGGATTACATGAGGAGACAATTAAAATCATTATCTCTGGACAATGGAAGAAAAAAGCTGAAGCTCTTTTTAAAAAAATAAAAAATTTGGGATTAGAAATTATTACTTATAATGATGATAAATATCCAAAATTATTGAAAGAAATTTTTGATCCACCTCTTATATTATATATTAAAGGGAATAAAGATTTATTAAATACTACTTGTATAGCAATTGTTGGTACAAGGAGAGCTAGTTTTTATGGGATAAAAATGGCTACAAAATTGGCTATTGGCTTGGCTGAATCTGGTATAACAGTTGTTAGTGGTCTTGCCCGTGGAATTGATGCAGCTGCTCATAAAGGAGCTCTTCAAGCCAAAGGGAAAACTATAGCTGTTTTAGGTTGTGGCTTAGATGTAATTTATCCAAAAGAAAATGAAAAACTCTTTAATGAAATTGCTGAAAAAGGAGCTCTTATTTCTGAATTTTTGCCAGGCACACCACCTTTAGCACATAATTTCCCTATACGTAATCGGATTATAAGTGGTCTTTCATTAGGAGTGGTTGTTGTAGAAGCTGCTTTAAAAAGTGGTTCTTTGATTACTGCTAATCTTGCGTTAGAACAAGGGAAAGAAGTATTTGCTGTACCAGGCCCAATAGATGAATCCCGTAAAGGGACTCATAATTTGCTTAAACAAGGAGCAAAACTAGTAGAGGATGTCTCAGATATCTTAGAGGAATTTCATTTTTATTCAAAAACAGTTACTTTAAATTTAGATCCTTTACAAGAAAAAATCCTTTCTCTTTTAGATACACCTAAGACTTTAGAAGAAATAGCCATTATTTTAAATGAAAATATTACTAATCTTTCTGCTACTTTGACTTTGCTTGAGGTTCAAGGATTAATAAAACAATTGCCAGGAAAGCAATATATAAAAATTTAAGGGGTGAAATATGAAAGTAGAAGAAATAATGAATACAAAGATAGAATTTATAGAGGCCAATGCTACTGTATATGATGCTATAGAAAAAATGGTTGATAAAAGGATCAGATCTTTGGTTGTGAAGCCTAGAGATGAAAATGATGTTTATGGAGTGATAACAGTAAGAGACATAGTTTTTAGAGTTTTAAATAAAAATCTTGATCCAAATAAAGTAAAAATAGAAGAAATTGCATCAAAACCTCTAGTATGTGTTGATAAAGATATAGATATAGAGCATGTAATAAAATTGATGGAAAAATTTAATATTGCAAGGGTTTTTGTATGTGAGAAAGGAAACCTTTTAGGAGTAGTTGCTCTATTAGATGTGATGTCTGGCTCATTAATTAAAAGAGTAAGAGGGGGATGTATTGCTTAAGAAACTATTTTTTGGTGGTAAAATAGAACAAAAAGTTATTGAAAAGATAAAAAAACACATAGAAATACTTTGTTCTGCCTGTGAAACTTTTAGAATAGCACTTGAAAAGCAAGATAAAAATTTAATATCTAATGTTTTTGAATTGGAAAGAGAAGGAGATATAGTTAGGAGAGAGATTGTTTCAGATATTTTTATAGGTGCTTTTTTGCCATTTTTACGTCCAAATATATGTAAATTTGTTGAGATAGTAGATAATGCACTTGATGCAGTAGAAGATGCAGCATTTGAATATTTGGATTTGGAATTAGATGGGGAGATCAGAAGTGATTGTATAAAAATTGCAAATATAAATTTTAAGATGTGTGAAATACTCTCAATTGCTTTTGAAACATTGCTTACTGGTAAGGATTTAAGAGAAAAAAATTTGGTAATAAGAATTTATGAAAAGAAAATTGATGAGATAAAGCATGATTTGATGAGAAAATTGAGAGAAAAAGATATAAAAAATTTTTGGGAAGGTAAAATAATTTCAGATTTTATAACATATCTAGCAAATGTTAGTGATATTATTGAAGATGCTAGTGATTATCTTCAAATAATAAATGTAAGTATGAGATAACATATTTTTATGAAAGAAATTTTCCCAATTATTGCCTGTTGTTTTATTGCCTTTGGTATTGGTTCAAATGATACATCAAATGCGCTTAGCATATGTATAGGATGTGGAATAATAAATTTTAAAAAAGCTATTTTTTGGTTTGGGTGCTTTGTTTTAATTGGCATTTTATTACAAGGACAAAAAGTAATGAAGACAGTTGGTCGAGATATTTTAGAAATAAATTTTTTTATTTTAACCGTATCTTTATTTGTGTCTGCCTTTTTGATTGTCATTTTTAATTGGAAAAAACTACCACTTTCTACTCATCAAGTGATAATTGGTAGCTTAGTAGGTTCTGGTGTTGCTTTTGATATAGATGTTAACTTTTTTTCTTTTTTAAAGATTGCTATTTCATGGGTTATATCTCCTTTAGGCGCATTTTTACTGGCTATGATATTGTATAGAATAATGGAAAAGACAATTTCTAAATTGCCTTTATTTTATATTGAAAGAGTACTTAAAATCTTATTACTTATGAGTAGCTTACTTATTGCTTATAATACCGGAGCTAATGAGCTTGCTACTGTTTTGGGAGGGGTTGTTTATATAGATTTAATCAAAAAGATACAAGCATCATTACTTGGCTCTTTTTTTGTTTTATTAGGAGCATTTTTTTTAAGTCATCGAGTAATTGAGACTGTAGGAAAAAAAATAACTGCTTTAGATCCTTATTCTGGATTTGCTGCTCAATTTGGTGCAGGGAGCTGTTTATTGCTTTTTACATCTTTTGGAATGCCTATTTCTACAACTTATTGTATTATTGGAGGAATTATAGGAGTTGGGATATTAAAAGGGATAGAAACAGTAAAAATTGAATTAATTAAAAAGATAATCTTAAGTTTAATTTTAACTCCTATTTTGGCATTTTTAATTTGTTTTTTAATTATAAAAATTTTAAGGTAATGGAATAGGTTTAGTAGGAGAGTATTTCTGAGAAATAAGGTTGGTATGGATAGATAAAATTTGTTTTAATGAATAAGGTCCAACATAGACGCGATAATAAGTTACATTATTTATTTTTACTGTCTTAAGAAATGTTTTATAACCTTGTTTTTTTAATTTTTCCTCAAATGTTAATGCATTTTCTTTTTTTCTAAAAGAGCCCACTTGGATGCCATATGTCTGTTGAGAGATTTTTTTTGCCTTTATTTCCTTAACTATTTGTTTAGGAGAAGGTGGGAAATTTTCAGAGCTTTTAATATGAAATAA
Coding sequences within:
- a CDS encoding inorganic phosphate transporter family protein, with product MKEIFPIIACCFIAFGIGSNDTSNALSICIGCGIINFKKAIFWFGCFVLIGILLQGQKVMKTVGRDILEINFFILTVSLFVSAFLIVIFNWKKLPLSTHQVIIGSLVGSGVAFDIDVNFFSFLKIAISWVISPLGAFLLAMILYRIMEKTISKLPLFYIERVLKILLLMSSLLIAYNTGANELATVLGGVVYIDLIKKIQASLLGSFFVLLGAFFLSHRVIETVGKKITALDPYSGFAAQFGAGSCLLLFTSFGMPISTTYCIIGGIIGVGILKGIETVKIELIKKIILSLILTPILAFLICFLIIKILR
- a CDS encoding SPOR domain-containing protein, encoding MAEKKKVYIIKLSRTGIFWGIIFVIFSLLWMFILGIFVGQELIYFPPLFHIKSSENFPPSPKQIVKEIKAKKISQQTYGIQVGSFRKKENALTFEEKLKKQGYKTFLKTVKINNVTYYRVYVGPYSLKQILSIHTNLISQKYSPTKPIPLP